CGCACTGTTCACCGAAGACTGCGAGCTGTGGGCACCGTCGTGGGTAGGTGAGCACCAACAAATCAGCGATCCGCAAACGGAGATTTCCCTGCTGTATCTAGCTGGCCGTTCACGCCTGCAGGAGCGGGTGGAGCGCGCCGTATCGGGCGCCTCGCCGGCCTCGGTGCCGCTGCCGCGCACCTGCCACCACGTCGGCAACATCCTGCTGCTGGACCACGAGGTCGGCAGCATGACCCTGCATTCCGCCTGGCGCGTGGACTACTTCCACCAGAAAAAAACCGGTGCCTTCTTCGGCCATTACGAGCACCGCCTGGTGGCCGACGGCGACGCCTGGCGGATTGCCCGCAAGCGCGTCACGCTGATGAATGACTTCATCCCGACCGTGATGGACGTCTACCACATCTAGGGAAACGCTGAATAAATCCATCCTGGATTTCTCAGCGCTTGCCTAGCGCGGCTGCACCGTGGCGGACAGCAGGAGCGGCATCGCGCAGGC
The nucleotide sequence above comes from Immundisolibacter sp.. Encoded proteins:
- a CDS encoding aromatic-ring-hydroxylating dioxygenase subunit beta translates to ALFTEDCELWAPSWVGEHQQISDPQTEISLLYLAGRSRLQERVERAVSGASPASVPLPRTCHHVGNILLLDHEVGSMTLHSAWRVDYFHQKKTGAFFGHYEHRLVADGDAWRIARKRVTLMNDFIPTVMDVYHI